The following are encoded in a window of uncultured Pseudomonas sp. genomic DNA:
- a CDS encoding RNA polymerase sigma factor encodes MEYPADQLLLVRLRAGEQKAYRELVSTYQGAMRAVAFAIVGSRNADEVVQDAWLAVVRSLDGFQARSSLKTWLLTITANTAKTRLKGNRREVLLDDIPSPHGGVGDERFKENGHWLLAPHAWHQDSPEALLTKEELRECLEHTLASLPELQASVLHLREREGLELQAICNLLQVSLSNVRVLLHRARLKVFATLEHFEETGQC; translated from the coding sequence ATGGAGTACCCGGCCGATCAGCTGCTGCTGGTTCGCCTGCGTGCGGGCGAGCAGAAGGCCTACCGCGAGTTGGTTAGCACTTATCAAGGTGCGATGCGCGCGGTAGCTTTTGCCATCGTCGGTAGCCGTAATGCCGATGAAGTGGTGCAGGATGCCTGGTTGGCCGTGGTACGCAGCCTCGATGGTTTTCAGGCGCGCTCAAGTCTGAAAACCTGGCTGTTGACCATCACCGCCAACACCGCGAAAACCCGCCTGAAAGGCAATCGCCGCGAAGTGCTGCTCGACGATATTCCCTCCCCCCATGGCGGTGTCGGCGATGAGCGTTTCAAAGAGAATGGCCATTGGTTACTCGCCCCGCATGCCTGGCATCAGGACTCCCCGGAAGCACTGCTGACCAAAGAAGAGCTGCGCGAGTGCCTGGAACATACGCTCGCCAGCCTGCCCGAACTGCAGGCCAGTGTTTTGCACCTGCGTGAGCGTGAAGGCTTGGAGTTGCAGGCGATTTGTAATCTTTTGCAGGTGTCTCTCTCCAATGTGCGGGTACTGCTGCACCGCGCGCGTCTCAAGGTCTTTGCTACCTTGGAGCATTTCGAGGAGACCGGTCAATGTTGA
- a CDS encoding 3-isopropylmalate dehydratase, protein MRLIGAVLPLLLLAGCSSWKPAPEDIKPVPAERLLGYQQPLGQGGQLLVNRDVGGMGGGCYVAVLVDRKVAARIGVGEQVRFQVPAGTRVLSIGIDKMDDTLCGMGRLRRELAVKVEPGSQQDFRIVSDNRKGFDILPVSQ, encoded by the coding sequence ATGCGATTGATTGGTGCCGTTTTACCGCTGTTGCTGTTGGCCGGCTGTTCGTCCTGGAAGCCCGCTCCGGAAGATATCAAGCCAGTGCCGGCAGAGCGTTTGCTCGGCTATCAGCAGCCGTTGGGGCAGGGCGGGCAGTTGCTGGTCAACCGTGATGTCGGCGGCATGGGCGGCGGTTGTTATGTGGCGGTGCTGGTTGACCGCAAAGTGGCAGCACGCATAGGTGTGGGTGAGCAGGTGCGGTTTCAGGTCCCCGCCGGCACGCGGGTGCTGAGCATTGGCATCGATAAGATGGATGACACCCTGTGCGGCATGGGTCGCCTGCGCCGTGAGCTGGCGGTGAAGGTCGAGCCGGGCTCGCAGCAGGATTTCCGCATCGTCAGCGATAACCGCAAGGGCTTCGATATCCTGCCGGTTAGCCAGTAA
- a CDS encoding LysR substrate-binding domain-containing protein, with product MAGRFPYLPPLDTLIAFECVARLGSFTRAADELCVTQSAVSKQVRTLEQALGVALFVRGARGVELSTAGGLYQQEVVPALQRIHVTGQRISTTHHPDTVTVLATHAVSQFWLFPRLLSFNAVHPEITIHIHASNDIMPFMVPDHDLTILYGNGDWPSLEATALIPEVIYPLARPGVAGCEVTTLEALAGLPLIQLASAWDCFEWRDWFAHFGIAYQSPKADPTFNQLTLTYAAIEQGRGVGLAWAFMAEEAMSRGDLVRVTDFYVETGLAEYVVHDLARPMSAATKLFRDWLVAGAASGNTKA from the coding sequence ATGGCCGGACGTTTTCCTTATCTCCCTCCGCTCGACACGCTAATTGCATTCGAGTGCGTGGCCCGTTTGGGCAGTTTTACCCGTGCCGCTGACGAACTGTGCGTGACCCAAAGTGCGGTGAGTAAACAGGTGCGCACACTGGAGCAGGCGCTGGGCGTCGCTTTGTTTGTAAGGGGCGCTCGGGGTGTAGAGCTTTCGACGGCGGGCGGGCTCTACCAGCAGGAAGTGGTGCCGGCATTGCAACGCATACATGTGACAGGGCAGCGCATCAGCACCACTCACCATCCCGACACCGTCACAGTCTTGGCGACACATGCCGTCTCGCAGTTTTGGTTATTTCCACGTCTGCTCAGTTTTAATGCCGTGCACCCGGAAATAACCATCCATATCCACGCCAGTAACGACATCATGCCGTTCATGGTGCCTGATCATGATCTGACGATTCTCTATGGCAACGGTGACTGGCCGAGCCTGGAGGCGACCGCGCTTATTCCTGAAGTGATCTATCCGCTGGCTCGCCCTGGGGTGGCTGGGTGCGAGGTGACAACGCTTGAGGCGCTGGCAGGATTGCCGCTGATCCAGTTGGCGTCTGCCTGGGACTGCTTCGAGTGGCGCGACTGGTTTGCCCACTTTGGTATTGCTTATCAGTCTCCCAAAGCCGACCCCACCTTTAACCAGCTCACTCTGACCTACGCGGCGATTGAGCAGGGGCGGGGCGTTGGCCTGGCGTGGGCATTTATGGCGGAAGAGGCAATGAGCAGGGGCGACTTGGTGCGGGTGACCGACTTTTATGTTGAAACGGGCTTGGCTGAATACGTCGTCCACGACCTCGCACGGCCAATGTCCGCCGCGACAAAATTGTTCCGGGATTGGCTGGTAGCCGGCGCGGCGTCAGGTAACACGAAGGCTTAA
- a CDS encoding HIT family protein, with translation MSLHGEYDSQNIFAQIIRGEAPCYKLYEDEDVLAFLDVFPQSYGHTLVIPKRSAARNMLEVDAASLSKVMAVVQKLTGVLVAELEPAGVQVAQFNGAPAGQTVFHIHVHIVPRYEGEALGVHAAGKAEAEQLAALQARLLKRIAG, from the coding sequence ATGAGCCTGCACGGTGAATACGACAGCCAGAATATCTTTGCTCAGATCATTCGCGGCGAAGCCCCTTGCTACAAGTTGTACGAGGATGAGGATGTGCTGGCCTTCCTCGATGTGTTTCCGCAGTCCTACGGCCACACACTGGTGATCCCCAAGCGCTCGGCGGCGCGCAATATGCTGGAGGTCGACGCCGCCAGTCTGAGCAAGGTAATGGCCGTGGTGCAAAAGCTCACCGGTGTCTTGGTGGCCGAACTGGAACCCGCCGGGGTGCAGGTGGCGCAGTTCAATGGTGCGCCGGCGGGGCAGACGGTATTCCATATTCATGTGCACATCGTGCCGCGTTACGAGGGCGAGGCACTTGGCGTGCATGCTGCCGGTAAGGCCGAAGCCGAACAACTGGCGGCGTTGCAGGCGCGTTTGCTCAAGCGTATCGCCGGCTGA
- a CDS encoding DMT family transporter, whose protein sequence is MAGALWGAVIVAPALIPDVHPVVISCVRFLLYGLFATLIALPNARALISRLTRQDQRLLLELALTGNLVYFILLSAAVQHAGVATASLINGLIPVAVMLMGRRFSHVSGRSMFISLALICTGILWINLPAVTAVIRGEGSMRQVMGAAYAGLGVLSWSWFALRNAHQLKTGRFTAGEWSTLLGITTGFAALLMSALVVLVQPELLPTDLALERLTLFMLTALFMAIGGSWVANTLWNASAQRLPVSIGGQLIVFESLCALLYSFLIAWALPSTGEVLGISLVLGGVFWTIRAERRTAILRRLHAT, encoded by the coding sequence ATGGCAGGCGCCCTTTGGGGCGCCGTGATCGTCGCACCTGCGCTGATTCCAGACGTTCATCCAGTGGTGATCAGCTGCGTGCGATTTCTGCTCTACGGGCTGTTTGCGACCCTAATCGCGCTGCCCAACGCACGTGCACTGATTAGCCGCCTGACCCGCCAGGATCAACGCTTGCTGCTTGAGCTGGCACTGACTGGCAACCTTGTGTACTTCATCCTCTTGAGCGCGGCCGTGCAACATGCCGGCGTTGCCACGGCATCGCTGATCAACGGCTTGATTCCCGTCGCGGTGATGCTTATGGGTCGCCGTTTCAGTCACGTCAGTGGCCGCTCCATGTTCATTTCGCTCGCGCTCATCTGCACCGGCATCCTCTGGATTAACCTTCCAGCAGTCACCGCAGTCATTCGCGGCGAAGGCAGCATGCGCCAGGTTATGGGCGCGGCTTACGCAGGCCTTGGCGTGTTGTCATGGTCATGGTTTGCCTTGCGCAATGCCCATCAGCTCAAAACCGGGCGCTTCACTGCGGGTGAGTGGTCAACGCTGCTGGGAATAACGACCGGTTTTGCCGCCCTGCTAATGTCCGCCCTGGTGGTCCTGGTTCAGCCCGAGTTATTACCCACTGACCTGGCCCTCGAACGGCTCACCCTGTTCATGCTGACAGCCCTGTTTATGGCCATTGGCGGTTCCTGGGTAGCCAACACCCTGTGGAACGCATCAGCCCAGCGCTTGCCCGTCTCAATCGGCGGTCAACTGATTGTCTTCGAATCCTTATGCGCCCTGCTTTACAGTTTTTTAATAGCCTGGGCACTACCCAGCACTGGAGAGGTGCTCGGCATATCGCTGGTGCTTGGCGGTGTGTTCTGGACGATCCGCGCTGAACGCCGCACGGCCATACTCAGAAGGCTGCACGCGACTTAA
- a CDS encoding beta-ketoacyl-ACP synthase III, whose amino-acid sequence MHNVVISGTGLYTPANSISNDELVESFNAYVQQFNADNAAAIASGDVDALSESSSGFIEKASGIKSRFVMDKAGILDPQRMAPRIPERSNDEWGILCEMAVGAAQDAMARAGKTAADIDGVIVACSNLQRAYPAVAIEVQAALGIQGFGYDMNVACSSATFGIQAAANSVQLGQARAILMVNPEICTGHLNFRDRDSHFIFGDAATAVIIERADQATSACQFDIVGTKLITQFSNNIRNNFGFLNRCAEEGVGARDKLFVQEGRKVFKEVCPMVAELIAAHLAENQLNVGDVKRFWLHQANLNMNLLIARKLLGRDAEPGEAPVILDTYANTSSAGSVIALHKYQDDLPSGALGVLSSFGAGYSIGSVILRKH is encoded by the coding sequence GTGCATAACGTCGTGATCAGCGGTACCGGCCTCTATACCCCGGCAAACAGTATTTCCAACGATGAGTTGGTCGAATCGTTCAATGCCTATGTGCAGCAATTCAATGCCGATAACGCCGCGGCCATCGCCAGCGGTGACGTCGATGCACTGAGCGAATCGAGCAGCGGTTTTATCGAAAAAGCTTCCGGCATCAAGAGCCGCTTTGTTATGGATAAAGCCGGCATTCTTGACCCGCAGCGCATGGCGCCACGCATCCCCGAGCGCAGCAATGACGAGTGGGGCATTCTCTGCGAGATGGCCGTAGGCGCGGCCCAAGATGCCATGGCGCGTGCCGGCAAGACCGCCGCCGATATCGACGGGGTGATCGTTGCCTGCTCCAACTTGCAGCGCGCCTACCCGGCCGTGGCGATTGAAGTGCAGGCTGCGTTGGGAATTCAGGGCTTCGGTTATGACATGAACGTGGCCTGCTCCTCAGCCACCTTCGGCATCCAGGCCGCAGCCAACAGCGTGCAGCTGGGCCAGGCCCGTGCGATTTTGATGGTTAACCCGGAAATCTGCACCGGCCACCTGAACTTCCGCGACCGCGACAGCCACTTTATCTTCGGTGATGCTGCCACAGCAGTGATCATCGAGCGCGCCGACCAGGCCACCTCGGCCTGTCAGTTCGATATCGTCGGCACCAAGTTGATCACCCAGTTCAGCAACAACATCCGCAACAACTTCGGTTTCCTTAATCGTTGTGCGGAAGAGGGCGTGGGCGCACGCGACAAGCTGTTCGTCCAGGAAGGTCGCAAGGTGTTCAAGGAAGTTTGCCCGATGGTCGCCGAGCTGATCGCCGCGCACCTGGCGGAAAATCAGCTGAATGTCGGTGATGTGAAGCGCTTCTGGCTGCACCAGGCCAACCTCAACATGAACCTGCTGATCGCGCGCAAGCTGCTGGGCCGTGATGCTGAGCCAGGTGAAGCCCCGGTTATTCTCGACACCTACGCCAACACCAGTTCGGCCGGCTCGGTGATCGCCCTGCATAAATATCAGGATGACCTGCCGAGCGGTGCGCTGGGCGTGCTCAGCTCGTTCGGTGCGGGTTACTCCATCGGTAGCGTGATTCTGCGTAAGCATTGA
- a CDS encoding LysE family translocator, whose product MALHTWLLFVTAVFGLALTPGPNGLLALSHGALYGHRKTLFTVSGGVLGFTLLMALSMLGIGTLLQASAQALVILKWLGGAYLIWLGIQLWRAPPLHLSMAEKAEAHSGLKLFRQGLLSALSNPKVILFFGAFLPQFLDPRADLWLQFAIMALTFAVVEGGVEYLLARMAHRVRPWLQRSGKGFNRCCGGLFALMGAALPMTR is encoded by the coding sequence ATGGCTCTGCATACCTGGCTACTGTTTGTCACAGCGGTGTTCGGCCTGGCGCTGACACCGGGCCCCAATGGCCTGCTCGCACTCAGCCACGGTGCCTTATACGGCCATCGTAAAACCCTGTTTACCGTCAGCGGCGGGGTGCTTGGCTTTACCCTGCTGATGGCCTTGTCGATGCTCGGCATCGGCACCCTGCTGCAAGCCTCAGCGCAGGCTTTGGTCATTCTCAAATGGCTGGGCGGCGCTTACCTGATCTGGCTGGGCATTCAACTCTGGCGCGCACCACCGCTGCACTTGAGCATGGCGGAGAAAGCCGAAGCCCACAGCGGCCTGAAACTGTTTCGCCAGGGTTTGCTCTCGGCGTTATCCAACCCCAAGGTCATCCTGTTTTTCGGCGCGTTTCTACCGCAGTTTCTCGATCCGCGGGCTGATCTCTGGCTGCAGTTCGCCATTATGGCGCTGACCTTTGCCGTGGTTGAAGGCGGCGTCGAATACCTGCTGGCACGCATGGCCCATCGCGTACGGCCCTGGCTGCAACGCAGTGGCAAAGGCTTCAACCGTTGCTGCGGGGGACTGTTTGCCCTGATGGGCGCCGCCCTGCCAATGACCCGCTGA
- the gluQRS gene encoding tRNA glutamyl-Q(34) synthetase GluQRS, with the protein MNTPAYIGRFAPTPSGYLHFGSLVAALASYLDARAVNGRWLLRMEDLDPPREVAGAQSAILQTLESYGFEWDGQLVRQSARLNEYAALVERLLSQGLAYACTCSRKQLQGSQGVYPGTCRNAGHGFSNSAIRLRVPELTYHFSDRVQGDYRQHLGREVGDFVIRRRDGLYAYQLAVVLDDAWQGITDIVRGADLLDSTPRQLYLQELLGVPQPRYLHVPLITQPDGHKLGKSYRSPPLPADQATPLLIRALRALGQVLPDAAGDGQPSELLRWASQHWDATRIPRRLTVAETQLH; encoded by the coding sequence ATGAACACACCTGCCTATATTGGGCGCTTCGCCCCCACCCCCAGCGGTTACCTACACTTCGGCTCACTGGTCGCGGCACTGGCGTCCTATCTCGACGCGCGCGCGGTAAACGGCCGCTGGCTGCTGCGCATGGAAGACCTCGATCCGCCGCGTGAAGTGGCCGGAGCGCAAAGCGCCATCCTGCAAACCTTAGAAAGCTATGGTTTCGAATGGGATGGCCAGTTGGTCCGCCAGAGTGCACGCCTCAACGAATACGCCGCGCTGGTCGAACGCCTGCTCAGCCAGGGCCTGGCCTACGCCTGTACCTGCTCACGCAAGCAACTGCAAGGCAGCCAGGGCGTTTACCCCGGCACCTGCCGCAATGCCGGTCATGGCTTTAGCAATTCGGCGATTCGCCTGCGCGTACCGGAACTGACTTACCACTTTAGCGACCGCGTGCAAGGTGATTACCGCCAGCATCTGGGCCGTGAGGTGGGCGACTTCGTGATTCGCCGCCGCGATGGGTTGTACGCCTATCAGTTAGCTGTGGTGCTCGACGATGCCTGGCAGGGCATCACCGACATCGTCCGCGGCGCCGACCTGCTCGACTCAACCCCGCGCCAGTTGTACCTGCAGGAACTGCTGGGCGTGCCGCAGCCACGCTACCTGCATGTGCCGTTGATCACCCAGCCAGACGGCCACAAGCTGGGCAAGTCCTACCGTTCACCACCGCTGCCGGCCGATCAGGCCACTCCACTGCTGATTCGCGCCCTGCGTGCCCTGGGTCAGGTGTTGCCGGACGCTGCCGGCGATGGCCAGCCCAGCGAGCTGCTGCGCTGGGCCAGTCAGCACTGGGATGCCACGCGCATTCCGCGCCGCCTGACCGTGGCGGAAACGCAGCTGCATTAA
- the pgm gene encoding phosphoglucomutase (alpha-D-glucose-1,6-bisphosphate-dependent): protein MSARIHPLAGQLAPVALLTDIAALLGAYYDQQPDPAVASQRVAFGTSGHRGSSLQRSFNQAHVLAISQAICDYRVAQGISGPLFIGADTHALSKPALDSALEVLAANGVQTMISAGGEFTPTPAISQAILVHNQGRSSGLADGIVITPSHNPPDSGGFKYNPTNGGPADSDITSWVQNRANALLEDGLREVKRVPLAQARQAACVHEYDYLSAYVNDLGNVIDFAPIRAAGLRLGVDPLGGAGVHYWGRIAEQYGLNLDVVSQTIDPQFAFMSLDWDGQIRMDPSSSHAMQRLIGLKNGYDIAFACDTDYDRHGIVAPSVGLLPANHFLSVAIDYLFQHRPQWNASAAVGKTLVSSAMIDRVSARLGRPMQEVPVGFKWFAGGLFDGSLGFGGEESAGATFLRRDGRVWTTDKDGIALALLAAEMTAVCGRDPGELYQGLSDEFGAIYADRVDAPATPVQKKALGKLSPAQISSRELAGDAITQVLDKAPGNGAAIGGIKVISEGGWFAARPSGTEDIYKIYAESFRDEAHLQRIFSEAQQIVDAALITP, encoded by the coding sequence GTGAGTGCACGTATCCATCCACTGGCCGGACAACTGGCCCCCGTTGCCTTACTGACTGATATAGCTGCGTTGCTGGGCGCTTATTACGACCAGCAGCCGGATCCGGCAGTGGCCAGCCAGCGGGTGGCCTTTGGTACGTCGGGGCATCGTGGTAGCTCCTTGCAGCGCAGTTTCAACCAGGCACATGTGCTGGCGATCAGTCAGGCAATCTGCGATTACCGCGTGGCTCAAGGTATCAGCGGCCCGCTGTTTATCGGCGCCGATACCCACGCGCTATCTAAACCGGCGCTGGACAGTGCGCTGGAAGTGCTGGCCGCCAATGGCGTGCAAACAATGATCTCGGCGGGTGGCGAATTCACCCCGACGCCGGCGATCTCCCAAGCCATTTTGGTGCACAACCAGGGCCGCAGCAGTGGCCTGGCCGATGGCATCGTCATCACCCCGTCGCACAACCCACCCGACAGTGGCGGCTTCAAGTACAACCCGACTAACGGCGGCCCGGCGGACAGCGATATCACCAGCTGGGTGCAGAACCGCGCCAACGCTCTGCTTGAAGATGGCTTGCGTGAGGTCAAGCGGGTGCCCCTGGCGCAGGCGCGCCAGGCGGCGTGCGTGCATGAGTACGACTACCTCAGCGCCTATGTGAATGACTTGGGCAACGTCATCGATTTCGCGCCGATTCGCGCGGCGGGCTTGCGCCTGGGCGTCGACCCGCTGGGCGGTGCCGGCGTGCATTACTGGGGGCGGATTGCCGAGCAGTACGGCCTCAATCTGGATGTGGTGAGCCAGACCATCGATCCGCAGTTCGCCTTTATGAGCCTGGACTGGGATGGGCAGATCCGCATGGACCCATCTTCCAGCCATGCCATGCAGCGTCTGATCGGCTTGAAAAACGGTTATGACATCGCCTTTGCCTGCGACACCGACTATGACCGCCATGGCATCGTCGCGCCCAGCGTCGGCCTGTTGCCGGCCAACCATTTTCTCAGCGTGGCTATCGATTACCTGTTCCAGCATCGCCCGCAGTGGAACGCTAGCGCCGCCGTGGGCAAAACCCTGGTCAGCAGTGCGATGATTGACCGCGTCAGCGCGCGCCTGGGCCGGCCGATGCAGGAAGTACCCGTAGGCTTCAAGTGGTTTGCCGGCGGCCTGTTTGACGGCTCGCTCGGCTTTGGCGGCGAAGAAAGTGCCGGGGCGACCTTCTTGCGCCGTGATGGCCGGGTCTGGACCACCGACAAGGACGGCATCGCCCTGGCGCTATTGGCCGCCGAGATGACCGCCGTCTGCGGGCGTGACCCCGGTGAACTGTACCAGGGCCTGAGCGATGAGTTTGGCGCGATCTATGCCGATCGCGTCGACGCACCGGCCACGCCTGTGCAGAAAAAGGCTCTGGGTAAACTCTCGCCGGCGCAGATCAGTAGCCGTGAACTGGCCGGTGACGCCATCACCCAGGTGCTCGACAAGGCTCCGGGCAATGGCGCGGCCATTGGCGGGATTAAGGTGATCAGTGAGGGCGGCTGGTTCGCTGCGCGGCCGTCGGGCACCGAAGACATCTACAAAATCTACGCAGAGAGCTTCCGCGATGAAGCGCATTTGCAGCGCATCTTCAGCGAGGCGCAGCAGATTGTTGATGCCGCGCTGATCACGCCGTAA
- a CDS encoding anti-sigma factor, with amino-acid sequence MLSCKELVAHSSDYIDGQMGLHKRLSMRMHLSMCINCRRFIKQLRLAQGVLRRLPHGQHADLDALANKLAELRRQQR; translated from the coding sequence ATGTTGAGCTGCAAGGAGTTGGTGGCCCACTCCAGTGACTATATCGATGGTCAGATGGGGCTGCATAAGCGCTTGTCCATGCGGATGCACCTGAGCATGTGCATCAATTGCCGGCGCTTTATTAAACAGTTGCGCCTGGCTCAGGGCGTGCTGCGCCGTTTGCCGCATGGGCAGCATGCCGATCTGGACGCATTGGCCAACAAGCTCGCTGAGTTGCGTCGCCAGCAGCGCTGA
- a CDS encoding glutathione S-transferase N-terminal domain-containing protein, with the protein MSVLSAYPITHKWPAQHPERLQLYSLPTPNGVKVSIMLEETGLPYEAHLISFESDEQRSSEFLSLNPNNKIPAILDPNGPGGQPLALFESGAILIYLAEKTAQLLSQDAATRYETLQWLMWQMGGIGPMFGQLGFFHKFAGKDYPDKRPRDRYVAESQRLLGVLEQRLQGRDWIMGEHFSIADIAIFPWVRNLIGFYEAGELVEFERFSNVQRVLQAFVARPAVIRGLAMPARN; encoded by the coding sequence ATGTCAGTTCTGTCCGCCTACCCGATCACGCATAAATGGCCCGCCCAGCACCCCGAGCGCCTGCAGCTGTATTCGCTGCCCACGCCCAACGGCGTCAAGGTTTCAATCATGCTGGAAGAAACCGGCCTGCCCTACGAAGCGCACCTGATCAGTTTTGAGAGCGATGAACAGCGCAGCAGCGAGTTCCTTTCGCTCAACCCCAACAACAAGATCCCGGCCATTCTCGATCCCAACGGCCCCGGCGGCCAACCGCTGGCGCTGTTCGAGTCCGGTGCGATTCTGATTTACCTGGCAGAGAAAACCGCTCAGCTGTTATCCCAAGACGCCGCCACCCGTTACGAAACCCTGCAGTGGCTGATGTGGCAGATGGGTGGCATCGGCCCGATGTTCGGGCAACTGGGCTTCTTCCATAAGTTCGCCGGCAAGGACTACCCGGACAAACGCCCGCGCGACCGCTACGTTGCCGAGTCGCAGCGCCTGCTTGGCGTACTTGAGCAACGCCTACAAGGCCGCGACTGGATCATGGGCGAGCATTTCAGCATCGCCGATATCGCCATCTTTCCCTGGGTGCGCAACTTGATTGGTTTCTATGAAGCGGGTGAGTTGGTGGAGTTCGAGCGCTTCAGCAATGTGCAGCGCGTGTTGCAGGCCTTTGTCGCCCGGCCCGCCGTGATCAGGGGCCTGGCCATGCCTGCGCGGAATTAA
- a CDS encoding winged helix-turn-helix domain-containing protein yields MYRLDVKIRLHNGSDVAFGPGKADLLEAIAQYGSISAAARALGMSYRRAWLLVETMNRSFRQPLVSTLAGGKHGGGTQLTETGEQVLQRYRLLCAQALAAVQAECDALAGLLAETAAEG; encoded by the coding sequence ATGTATCGCCTTGATGTGAAAATCCGCCTGCATAACGGCAGTGATGTTGCGTTCGGTCCGGGCAAGGCGGATTTGCTTGAGGCGATTGCCCAATATGGATCCATCAGCGCGGCGGCGCGTGCCTTGGGCATGTCATACCGGCGTGCGTGGTTGCTGGTGGAGACCATGAACCGTAGCTTCCGCCAGCCACTGGTCAGCACCCTGGCAGGCGGCAAGCATGGTGGTGGCACGCAGTTGACCGAAACCGGTGAGCAGGTGCTGCAGCGCTATCGCCTGCTGTGTGCGCAAGCGCTGGCGGCTGTGCAGGCAGAATGTGACGCGCTGGCCGGGTTGTTGGCCGAGACCGCTGCCGAGGGTTGA
- the dksA gene encoding RNA polymerase-binding protein DksA yields MPTKAKAKSSQLTRGFEPYKETKGEEYMSEPMRGHFTGILNKWKLELMQEVDRTVHHMQDEAANFPDPADRASQEEEFSLELRARDRERKLIKKIDETLQLIEDNDYGWCDSCGVEIGIRRLEARPTATLCIDCKTLAEIKEKQVGS; encoded by the coding sequence ATGCCCACCAAAGCAAAAGCAAAAAGCAGCCAACTGACTCGCGGTTTCGAGCCCTATAAAGAAACAAAGGGCGAGGAGTACATGAGTGAGCCGATGCGTGGCCACTTCACCGGCATCCTTAATAAGTGGAAGCTGGAATTGATGCAGGAAGTCGATCGTACTGTGCACCACATGCAGGACGAAGCAGCCAACTTCCCCGATCCAGCGGACCGTGCAAGCCAGGAAGAAGAATTCAGCCTGGAACTGCGCGCCCGTGATCGTGAGCGCAAGCTGATCAAGAAGATCGACGAAACCCTGCAACTGATCGAAGACAACGACTACGGCTGGTGCGACTCCTGTGGCGTCGAGATCGGCATTCGCCGTCTGGAAGCCCGCCCCACTGCCACGCTTTGCATTGACTGCAAGACGCTGGCGGAAATCAAGGAAAAACAGGTCGGTTCCTGA